Below is a genomic region from Spartinivicinus marinus.
CAATTTAGGTGGCCCTAGTGATACCGATGCGCTATTTTCGATTCCAGGAGACAGAGTTGACTGGCTGGGTATGATTTTTCAAGCACTGTTTCTAAGGAGCCCAGTAAAAAAACCATCGATACCGTCTATCAGTTCACTTAAACCAAGCAAGATTGGTAACAACATCCTAACCACTGTTCGAAATCCAAAACCTGTTGGCACAGTACTTCAACCTAGTCCAGGTACAAAACCACGTTCAATTAGACCACCTAGAGAAGACCAAGAACCTCTTTTGCCTGAACAAACCATTTCTTCTACAACAAATCAAAAGCCTACTAGGGTTCAAGACAGAGCATTAGCTGGTTTAGCAGATGAGGTTGCTGAAACAATTGTTACAGTAGCAAATTCTCCTAACACCGAATTTACCCCACTCACCAAAATTCCTGAGTCAGTAAAGTTTGAGCCTAATTTTGATTTAATTGAAAATAACCCGCTACTAGAACAAGAACTTGCAGAAGATGAAATTCGTTCAATTGGTGAGCTACCTGATGGTATTTACCAATATAATGGCGACGATTATGATCCAACCCATATCATCGTACAAGATGGTAACAGCTTCGCCGCCAATGAAAATACATATGTAGATAGTGGAGAAATCACATATATAATATATGATGCTAAAAGTACTTATGCAGGGGAAGAAGGTGGTGTTACCTATGAAGTCAGAATTGACCCTGAAACAGGCAGTATTACTAGTATTGAACCCGAATACCCTGTTGGTGCTGGTGGTAGCCGTGATGGTTTATATCCTGAAAAAGCAGCAGATTTATACAATGAATTTAAAGAAGGTTTTGACAAGTACGATAGAGAACGTCCTTATGAAATGCTAAACAAAGTCACAACAGATAGAAACAACGTTAACCAACTTAATTTTGAAACATCAGAGAGCCTCAAATTAGACGAAAAAATAGCAAAATTAAAAGGATTAGCAAGAAATAAATATAATGAAGCTATAAATACCATTTCTCTTCGTCATTACACTACAGTACCAGAGGGTCAGGAGCCCTTTTCTGAGTTAGCAACAAGCTTTGAGCTAAAGCTTAGAAATAAAGCCCAAGGTGAGATTTTTTCTCGAGATGATTTTATAGAAAGAGGAAACACTAATACAAATGCGAAAGATGTTGCGCTTATGGGTAACACGCAGTTCAACTTCTTTCTTTTGACTATAGATGAAACAGCCCCTAGACGAGGTTTTTTAGCCAATAAAACTCATTTTGCTGAGATCAAAATAACCCAAGAAGTTTCTGACCTTTTGGGGGATGTATGGATTTCAAAAGATTTAATCAAAGACATCGTGACTCCAAAAGATTATGCTAATGTTAAAGCCTTTAAAGGTACTTTGATTGAGTTAAAAAAATATGTCAGCTTTGTATTAAGTAAAGGGTTCGCTTCTCAACCTAATGCCCAACTTACAGCAATAGATACTCACTTCTCTGGCTCAACAGAAGTTAAAGTACCAGGAAATATTCAACAACATGCCGGTGGAGTCGATATCTACACATGGCATACTGTAGAGGCAGCCGCATTAACTATTAACCCTCAAGAAGAAGAGGAGTATCAGCGTAAACCTTTTAGCGAGGTTAATACAGTAGAGGAAGCTATCAACTACCTTCAATATTATGCTATTGACTTTGAAGAAAACCGCGTTTCATGGTGGGCCCTACAGATACACTTTGCTACACAGTTCAGTAATGGCTATGGCGCTGCCTCCCCCGAAGCAGATCAGATATTAAACCTGAAATTTGAGGATTCGTTAGCCATCTCTAAACAACTTAGATCTGAGTAAAAAACTTCGAAGCTTACTTGTATAAGAAATAAGAATAATCTACTTAATATGCAGGTTATTCTTAACCATACATAGTTTTTATAGCTTATATTCTGCTTACCTTATTGTTATACTGTTACTTGATTAATTAACACACAACTTACCTACCTTTTAACAACACAGACCTTGCTTTTCATTGTTTTCATATTTTTTAACAGACGCCGCTAATAACAGTTTATTTCTAGGTATAAATAATCGTCGATAATGCTGATACCAATTGCTTTGAAAACGCTCATCTGGGTCATACTTGAGTTTTTCCCGTAAAAAATTGGGAAACTGAGGAAAACAGGCCAGCACCTGCGCTCGGCTAGCAAAGCGATGATAAGTAGGAAAATAACTGCCTTGATGTTTTATAGCAATATCAATTAGTCCACATAATACGGTTCTGCTTTTGGCTTTACCGAGTGTTGTATGATCGGTATGCACATTAAAAATGATACAGGCAAAATCTTCTTTAGCCCAATTTAAGAATGATTCATTATCTTGCTGAATAAGCCTGACAGTTCCATAAATAATATCTGCCTCAACCTTGCGTAAAAATTGCCTAGCATCCGCCATAAAATCAGCTAGCTTTGCTTGAGGTACATAGAGTTCAGTTATCATCTCTGAGCCACGACACTTAGCGTTCAACTGCTGGTCAAGTTTTTCATGGTAGTCATCCAAATAAATACTTAGCTGGTGAGTATCTGACCAATACAGCTGCCCTGATGACTTTAAATAAAAGTCTCGAAACTGCTCAAAAGCTTTGCTTTTATTCGTATGGGCCAGTTGTAATAATTGCTGCCACTGAACTTTACTCAGCCTGGCTTGATGTTTAGGTATAGGGGTATCTATAGGTACTGGTTTATAGCAAGAAAATATACCTTCTTGCAAAAAACCATTCGATTCTGGATCTATTGAGAACTGAAAGTCACCATAAAGATAGCCCTGCTTAATTTTTTCATGTAGCTGGGGAATCAGCTGATCAATTGTCGTTGTTTCTACAATTCTTTGTACCTTTTGCCTTTTTGCCAATTGGATGGTGACTTCTACCACAACCCCGAATAAACCATAGCCGCCTACAACCAAATTAAACAGCTCATTGTTTGCTTCACGACTACAAACAACGATATCACCTTCTGCATTGACTAATTTAAAAGATACAATATCTTGAATGAAGGGTTTCATTTGCAGACCCCGCCCGTGAATATTGGCAGCTATAGCACCACCCATACTTAGCCGGTCCGCTCCCGTTTGCTTTTGGTTAATCCCCCATACAACGCCCGTTTTATGCTGTAGCACATGGTATTGCCTCATTAACTCAGGCCACTGTATGCCAGCTTCTACCGTAATAGCACCTGCTGCAAAATCAAAATTAACCACTTTATTAAATTGATTCATATCCAGTAACAAACCACCGGTTTTAAATTGCTGCCCCCCCATCGCATGACGCCCCCCAGCAATACAAATGGGTTGTTTCTGTTGTTTGGCTTGCTGAACAGCTTCAACAACATCGTGTATGGTTTTTACTTGAATAACGTGAGCGACACAGGTTTGATTGAGTTTAGAATGCACATCATTGATCCATTTAAGCGGATTCTGTTTATTCGCTAAAAAATTTAGCTTAGGCGTCAACTTCTTCATTTTTCAACTGCTCAGTAATTAAACACAACTTTACACTAGCAATCTCCACCAAGATATTCGATACTTATCAATAGAGTATTGTTTTTCAATACCATGCAACACAGATACTGAGACTACCGATTATGCAGCAAACCGAAGCACTGATTACGGCCCTCAAACGACAACTCAAAGCCCGTGGTTTTCACTACAGTGATGTGGCACAAGCATTAGATATTAGCGAAGCGAGTGTTAAACGATTGTTCTCAGAGCAAAGTTTCTCATTAAAACGTTTAGAGGCTATTTGTCAGTGGCTGGATATTTCCTTTTTTGATCTGGCCAAACAAACCCCCATGGCCGAGTCAGAACGCTCAACCCAATTAACCTATGAGCAGGAACAAGCCTTGGCTGAAAACTCTTTACTGTTGGTTTATTTTTATTTATTAATTAATGACTGGCCACCCAAAAAGATTGAAAAACACTATAATATTGCTCCGATTGAAAATATCAAATTACTTACGACACTTGATAAATTAAAGCTTATTGAATTGTTACCCAATAATCGAGTTCGCCGGCTCACTCACCGACAAATAGACTGGCTCCCCAATGGCCCCATTCGCAAACAACATGAAGTACAAGTTAAAGAAGAGTTTCTTAAAGCGTCTTTTACAACGACAGAAGAGCACTTCCAGTTTCATTTTGGAGAACTATCGACAGCCTCGCGTAACCTACTGTTTCGTAAACTGGAAAAGCTGACAAAAGAATTCAATGATCTGGTGGAAGTTGATCTGCATTTACCCGAAGAAGAAAAAACCAGTATAGGATTATTGACTGCCTCACGGCCCTGGGTGTTTTCTATGGTAAATCAGTTTAAACGTGAAAAATAATAGCACTTTTCAATATTGCCAAACGATATTAGTCATACTGTTTGTCACATTTATCACAGAGTAGCTACATGCATTGGCTGTAACCTCTTCAAAGCTTCCATTGCTTAGTCTCACTAATGATCATGAACAATATACCCGTCGCGAATCATTTTTAGGTTTTGTTATCATCGTTCCTCACCTAAAAATCCTACGCATTGGGTATACATAAAAATTTTGTATTTCGTTAAACATTAAAAAATGTGATATCCATTATTTTAAACAACAACTGCCGTTTCAAACTTATCCCGATGTAATGAAATCAGTGAACGAAATTTTCGCATATTGGCTTCTGTATACAACACTCGCTGGATAAAAGCTTCATAGGCTTGCATATCAGGTACAACCACAATCAAGATAAAATCCACTTCGCCCGTCACTTGATAGCATTGGGTAACTTCACTAGCATCCAACACTTTGCGCCTGAATTGATTGTACAAGTCAGGCCGGTCTCGTTCTAACTCAACTTCCACAATGATGTTCAACTGATAACCAACCTTTTTTGGGTCTAACAACGCAACCTCAGCATAAATCACGCCAGTCTCTCGCAATCGATTCACTCGACGCAAACAAGCTGGTGGAGACAGCCCCACCTGATCCGCCAGGACCACATTACTGATACTGCTATCTTGTTGCAGTAAATTCAATATTCGACGATCAATTTGATCTAACACCAATTCATTCATTTCATGGCCATACATTGATAAGCAAGCAGTCAACAATACTCTTCGCGAATGACTTTTAGGGGTTGGTGTCGTCGCTCTTCTCCCTACTCATTTATAAAAACATAAACTCATAGGGCTTCATCGCTCGACGGCCGCCCCTAAAAACCATTCGCTTTGACTATATACCCAAAGAAATTTTATTTTGTTACTTATAATATAATCATTATATAATTAAATCTTATAACTAAAGTAAAAAATTATATTCTATTTTTCCACTTATATTTCTACTTTTATTTCGTAGCAATTCGATATCATTTACCTTCATCGTTGGTAACCGTATCAGAAGTTAGGAGTAGAAATGGTTAACCCCCCGGTCTTTCAGTGTATTAAGGCGCTGGCAGCAGAAATCTACGAAGTCACCAGCACACTATTTAAAGTCATGATTCCCATTACGCTGTTGGTAAAGCTATTAGATGAGCTGGGCGGTACTGAATACCTTAGTTATCTACTCGCACCTTTGATGAACTGGGTGGGGTTACCTGAGTCAATGGGATTGGTGTGGGCAACTACTTTACTCACTAACCTCTATACTGGCATGCTGGTGTTTTTCTTAGAGGCTCAACATCAAGCGTTCACTGTAGCCGATGTGACTGTATTGGGGGGGATGTTGCTGATTGCCCACTCCCTTCCCATTGAAGCCAGAGTGTCTCAACTGGCGGGTGTACGAATTGCCTTTACTTTATTACTACGGATTGGCGGCGCATTATTATTTGGCTGGCTGTTACAGCAAACATTCCACTATGGTGACTGGCTACAGCAGCCTAACCAGCTGATTTGGCAACCCACCCAAACGGATACCAGTTTCTCCGCCTGGCTACTTAGTTTTATTCAAAGCCTGGGGATGGTTGTTGTCATTATTAGTGTTCTGTTGACCTTATTGAAAGTGCTCAAACTGCTGCATATTGAACGTTTGCTAATTTGGCTGTTAAGCCCTGTCTTGCGTTGCTTGGGTATTAGTGCCAAAGCCACCTCCATTATTATTGTGGGGATTACCCTTGGACTCAGTTATGGTGGTGGCTTATTAATCAAAGAAGCTAAAACGGGTGAGCTAACTAAGCAAGATGTTTTTGCCGCAGTAGGGTTTCTCGGTTTGTTCCACAGCGTAATAGAAGACACATTGTTAATCATGCTGCTGGGTGCTCATATTTCAGGTGTACTGTGGATACGACTGGCCTTTGCTCTAATAGTGACCATGCTGATTACCTTTTGGCTTAAACGCTGTAGCCAATCGATTTTTCAGCGTTATTTATTTAGTTCTACTCCTCCTTAGTTAAACAATATGTCTATTCAACTACTCTTCATTGAGAAAAAATAAAAATAATACTTCCCCTCAGGGGGTAAGATGTAGAAAATGCGCAATTTATTTAGCCATCAGACTTGAGGCTGTTGATATTTCCTGAACAACATTATTTCAGGCGATGCCACACCTCTGCTGAAAATTTCAACAGCTCCTGGGGTTCGATTAATGACGCCGTATATTAACGACTCAACTGGGAAAGCCAACACCAACGCGCCTACCCACAATGCATCGGAGTGGACTGTTCAAGACAGTGCCCAGTTGTATGGTACCAGTCACTGGGGGGCTGGCTATTTTAATGTATCTGATGAAGGCGATGCAGTGGTGACTGTCGACTTCAATGGCAGTGGCAAGCAGGTATCGGTCCCCATTATTGATATTGTTAAGGGCATGCAAGAG
It encodes:
- a CDS encoding helix-turn-helix domain-containing protein, whose protein sequence is MQQTEALITALKRQLKARGFHYSDVAQALDISEASVKRLFSEQSFSLKRLEAICQWLDISFFDLAKQTPMAESERSTQLTYEQEQALAENSLLLVYFYLLINDWPPKKIEKHYNIAPIENIKLLTTLDKLKLIELLPNNRVRRLTHRQIDWLPNGPIRKQHEVQVKEEFLKASFTTTEEHFQFHFGELSTASRNLLFRKLEKLTKEFNDLVEVDLHLPEEEKTSIGLLTASRPWVFSMVNQFKREK
- a CDS encoding FAD-binding oxidoreductase, with translation MKKLTPKLNFLANKQNPLKWINDVHSKLNQTCVAHVIQVKTIHDVVEAVQQAKQQKQPICIAGGRHAMGGQQFKTGGLLLDMNQFNKVVNFDFAAGAITVEAGIQWPELMRQYHVLQHKTGVVWGINQKQTGADRLSMGGAIAANIHGRGLQMKPFIQDIVSFKLVNAEGDIVVCSREANNELFNLVVGGYGLFGVVVEVTIQLAKRQKVQRIVETTTIDQLIPQLHEKIKQGYLYGDFQFSIDPESNGFLQEGIFSCYKPVPIDTPIPKHQARLSKVQWQQLLQLAHTNKSKAFEQFRDFYLKSSGQLYWSDTHQLSIYLDDYHEKLDQQLNAKCRGSEMITELYVPQAKLADFMADARQFLRKVEADIIYGTVRLIQQDNESFLNWAKEDFACIIFNVHTDHTTLGKAKSRTVLCGLIDIAIKHQGSYFPTYHRFASRAQVLACFPQFPNFLREKLKYDPDERFQSNWYQHYRRLFIPRNKLLLAASVKKYENNEKQGLCC
- a CDS encoding Lrp/AsnC family transcriptional regulator, with the translated sequence MNELVLDQIDRRILNLLQQDSSISNVVLADQVGLSPPACLRRVNRLRETGVIYAEVALLDPKKVGYQLNIIVEVELERDRPDLYNQFRRKVLDASEVTQCYQVTGEVDFILIVVVPDMQAYEAFIQRVLYTEANMRKFRSLISLHRDKFETAVVV